In the genome of Paenibacillus sp. GP183, the window GCGCAAGCTTCCATGGTTTAAACATGATTTTCAGCAAAGCGTCTCTTTCAGCTAAATCTGCGATTTGATTAACCGATGAGCAGCTTGAAACCAACCCTATTACATAGAGAAAACAAATTAACCACGAAGGTGTTCCACAGCGTTTAAATATGCCAGACTGGGTTAAGAGTAACGAGAAGTCAAAGCGATCCCATAATGTTTTTAAGATGGGAGCCCCAGCACATTCTCCATGTGACAAATTGCGAAACTTTGGTTTTTGTAGCGCATTCATTGGGATTTCACCTATTATCTAGAAGATATACCTGTAACAACGGTATTCTTTTTGATTATTAAGGTGATTCTGAAATGTCAAGACTTTTTTAAAAGATTTATGATTTACCAGAAACTTACACGAAGTGCATAGGTCATGTTATTTATTAAATTAATGTAATATTTTCCATGAAGTGTGCTACCTCGCAGCAGCCCTTCTGGCATTAAACTAATCTGCCCGTTAGCTCAACGCCCAGCAGTACATATGTATAAAAACCCCTATTTTGTGAAGAAGTATAAATAAGGATCCGCGGCGGCGGATCTTTGTGTTTTGCTCAGATGTCTTGCTTCATACTGATTGATTCAGTTAAACCCCGAAAAATATTATCCGCACAAAATAAGCACCCCAAATGAAGTGCTTATTTTCCAGTTAGGCATTCCAGACCACTCGATAGTTAGAAGCTGGGTGAAACACTATGAAACAATGGTTTGAAGGTCTAAGCTGTCATTATGCCGCTGCGCCCATTTTAGACCAGTTGGGAGATCCGCTGTCGTTTTTCCATAACAGGTTAAAAACTTCATAACGTCGCCCTCAATTTCATATCTCCACCAAACGCCGCTAAGATGGATGAACCAATTTTTGTTATGACCGTATTTCCTTTCATGGAGCTGCAGATTACATTGATCTGTCAGTTCTGTGTAGGAAATATGTTGTACCCTTTCGCAGTATCGCTTGTGAGCATGTGTTGTTAAACGTATTTGGACATTCTCATATCTTTTCATAAGCCCCTCTCCCTATATTGTGGATTATAAATGAGCCGCACCGAACATACACCTAAGAGAATCGGCTCATGATGGACCCCTTTCTCATTACTGTGATCTAGATCATCCATAAAAAGAAATACAGATTCGTTGATGGCGTAAGAAGTGCCTATTCTACGACTCTATCATACTCCCTTGACCTTTTTTGATATCCGTACTGTTATGATATGAGGTGCACAAGCCAGCTGTTTGTATATCCAACCATTCGCAGCTAAATGTGCTAATTGTTTGTAACACGGCGTTTTTGAGCCGATTAGAACAACGGATGCCGCTTCATTTCATAAATTGACAGGGTGTATAACCAAGGCTGAAATCTAGTTTTCTATCTTTGGTCATAAAATTAGACTTTTAGATATAGCATTTACCCAAGCATTTCCGAAATAAAAAAATATAGTATTGTATCTTGTTTGAAAGGAGTGAATGCGAATGAGCGCAGTTGGAGGATTTGGATTTGGACGTCATATCGGTTTTATACTGGTTCTCTTTATTCTGTTAGTCATTATTCTTTCCACCGGATTCTTAATTTAATAGGGTCATTGTCATGAAAGGTCCGAATACAAATAACCGCATTTGACGGATTTAATGCAGATACCGGTCAGAATTATCAGGTTAGCCAGTCAGTTCTGGCTGGCCTTTTTTTTGGCCGTTTCTATGTGCTGAGCGCCTTATTCGCAGCCCATCGGATACTTATTCGACATTAGACGGAGAACAACGGATGACGTTACATTGTGAAGCTTTACCAAATGAAATTTGGGAAATACTAGATCTTAACTGCAACTGTTATTCAAGCCGGCGTTATGGCGGTTGGCTTGTAACCATGGTGAAGGAAGATAGAACGGTCGATATGGAATCTTTACCCGCTCTTGATCTAGAAGGATTCGGATGGTGAATAAGTCGGGGCCTACAGAAAAACCAACCAGCAGGAAACCAACATTGTTGAAGCTAGCGGAGAGCATGAAGAAAGTAAAACGCCGAAAAATGGCAGTGTAAATGGCAATGTAAAATCATCTGAAAACACAGACGCAGAAAGGGTTGAAGAACAATCTTTTGATTTAGAGGGCAATGTTAAGGGCATAACGAGGGGAAGCCACCACCCAAATGGCTTACCTTGTTAACGAGTGGGTATGGCGCTAAACAAAGGTCAACATTATAATAAAAAAGACCGATTTACTCGAGCTCGACTGGTTGACTCTCAATGAGGGAATTATATGTCGATTGAAACCTGGATTAATGTTAGTATATCGTTTGGTACTGCAGCAACAGCTTTCTTCACGTACTGATCAGCAAGGCATGCTGGTAAAATGATTCAAAATGCTGCGCGTCCTATTCTTACTATCACTCCGGATCGCTCTACTGGCCTCGAAAGTATTCATAAACCCAAGACCACTATTCAAAACTTTGGACAGGGTCCAGCCATCATTGAAGAAATACAGTTTATCGGAACAGAACTCGTATGGGGTAAAAAGGAGGTTCCATTTAGTAATTTGCAAAATCCTCAAAACTTTAAACCAGGTGAACCGATAATTGTAATGCCGAAGGAAATTATCGGACCGGGCAAGGTTTTAGAACAGGACTTCAGACCACCTATACTCAATTCTTTGGAGAGAAGCCATTTGTTAAGTACCATGTCACTTATAGAGATTATGTCGGTAACATTTATAACTGTACTTGTGAGTGGAACAATGAAAAAGGGAAATGGGATCATGCAGGCACTTAATAAACTAGGTGATGTTAAATGGACTTTTGGCCTAACTTCGCAACGGGCTGGGATCGTATCGGGGTTAATGTCGAGCATGCTGTTTTTTCCGTGAAACAATGAAAAAACGGCCGCTGTTCGCATCATTTGCGACATGGCCGTTTTTCGTTTTTCTCCGGATATCTCGGAATAATACTGAAAATAGGGGTTAGACATCTTCACAAAATTAGGAGTTTTTGTATGTATGTTCAATTTTAATGTTATGCTAAAACTTAATAATCCTTCGAAAGTATGAGATGGCACACTGAGGAGTGATATTTATGGAGAGTTGTTGTCAAACATCTAGCAAACTTAAAACCATCTACATTTACCCTTCTTGTGGGCAGAATGGAAAAAGCGTTCCACCAGTTACTCTTAAAGCATTGCTTAAACCTTCTGCATTGGAGATTTTCCAACCCGAATTATCATATGCTTTTTGCTCCACTCCTTCATGTGATGTTGTCTATTTTAGTGATACGCAAACCTTTAGCAAAGATACCCTCAAAGTCTCGGTTTTCCAAAAGGAGGATTCGCTGGATGTACCCGTTTGTTATTGTTTTGGCTGGACGAGAGAGCGTCTAAAGGCAGTTCAAGATAAAAAACAACCAATTGACCATATTCGAGAACAAGTTCAAGCTGATCGTTGTGGTTGTGAAGTCAACAATCCGCAAGGGTCTTGCTGTTTAGGCAATGTCACTGCATTTGTTCGTAACCTCGGCACGTAACAAGTAAACAAATTGATATTAATACAAAACACAAATCGGGGCCTTTCTGTTGGTAAATGGCATTTGGGTTGATGCTCGGTTACATCCTTACAAAATATTGCATTATGTACATATGTAGGAGGTCAAAAGAATGCCAACCGCTCGGCGTTCTTTTGACCGTTACATTACTCTAACTTAATAACCCATGATTGTACATGTGATAATTACAAGAAGAATAAATAGAACCAAGATAGCAATAAGAAAAATTATTTTATTAAAAGAACCTTCTTGGAAAGAAGAACGGACGCTCGAAAAATTCCTCGAATCGCTCAAATCTAGGCGACTCGAAACGCGGCTCGAAACGCTCGAAAAAGAAGGGCTCAAATCGTTCCTCAAATCGCTCGAATCGAGGTGACTCGAATCCGAATGATGTAAAAGCCTTAGTTTGAACTGCTTTTGCTTTTTTAAGTTGTTTTTTTGGGGTTGCCTTCGTTTGAACTGCTTTTACTTTTTTAAGTTGTTTTTTTGGGGTTGCCTTCGTTTGAACTACTTTTGCTTTTTTAAGTTGTTTTTTTGGGGTTGCCATTAATTTCACCTCGCTTTTCTCAGGATTCCGGTAGTCCGGTAAAAGAGGGAATTACCATCTTAACGAACGGCTGATAATTACTAACAGAATGAAGAGGGGACCAAGATCGCAGCGGTTGTTGTCACCTGATTCTTCTTCTATCTCCTAGATGCAATACCTAGCAGCTAGTTTATTATATTTAGATGGCATCTATTATGGTTGGACAAATGGTCAGATAGAAAGACACATATTTTTGTTCCAGTGATGCACTGTGAACACGTCCCGTAAACAAAACCATCCCTAAGCTTCAAGCGGACAAGCATTTTGATGAGATTGGACTGTATAACCCATTCCTGCTGGCCAGGCATTTAAGTGTCTACAACAGTTAGATCAAAAAGAGCACCTTTACAGGTGCTCTGAGCTTGCCAAAAAAATTTTAAATCACGTGAAGTATCCTAACTAATTTTGACAAGTCGGATAGAGGCATTAACAATAGTTGCCCCATCAATGGTGGTAACTAGGATATCAGCTGTAGCACCAACATTACGGAGCGTAATAGTGGAAGCTTCAGGGATAGTGAGGATAGCAGAACCGACTAGGGTTTGAGCATCGGTTGGCCCTCCCGCAGCGCTCGTTTGGTCGCCGTAAATCGTTGAAATTTGTACAACAGCATTGAGCACAACCCCATATGCAGTTGAGTCAAATGATTTCTAATGGCTCGTTTTCCAGTAATAAACACCCTGCATCCCGGTTTCCTAACATTCTGTAGAATTGCTATGCCCCTCTTCATTAGCCAAAGTTGACGTCATAACAAATTTAAATAAGGTCATCAAACTCCCGACTTTTTGCGCACAGGGTAGAACATCATAAAATCGAATGTCTCTATTGATTCATAAGGTATCGTCAACGCGTTCAACGGTTCAAGCGGAACCGTCTCCATTCCTAGTACGTCCTCGCGCTTATCGAGCTCATAATCAGGTGACTGCTCAAGCCATGCGAACATCGTTTCATAAACGCGCCACATGTGCGCTTCATCCCCGTGCACGCGAGCGCTCGCACACAGCCCACCTCTCACTTGAAGCGTCTCTACGCCATCCGGCACTTCGCCGAATTCGTGAACCGCCATCCCGACCCAAAGCGTATCAACCTCCTTGCCCCATTGCTCCTGCGGAATAAACACATACGCTGCCAGCCCTATCTTAAGCCTTGCATCGTCTAGCGGCACCTCCGCCGTCAGCTTGCTCCACGCAACCCGCGTCCCGCTCTTATCCGGCGTCATCCCCGTCCGCACCGCCAGCGCTTTGAATGGTTCCATTTCTACCAATTTAACTGTCAAAGTATCCTGCAAAATAAACCTCTCCTTCATGCACCATCGCTCCTTTAGTCGCCCGCCAAAGCAACAAACAAATCGATTTCACTATTCGGCTCTTCTGGTTGAAACCGCTCATCCCATACCTCAAAATCGAAACCGGCCGACCGCCGGCCGTGTTCGTGCATCCATTTTCCATACAGCTTGTCGTACGTAGCGCCAAGTTCCGATTCGGGACCGCGGTGCGTGCACATTACATATTCGCACGGCGGAAACACGCGTGCCACCATTCCCTCGGGCACAGGAGAACCATCCGCTACCCGATAGCCGATGAGCTGGGTAAACGGGTCAACATGCGGATTAAATCCCGGTTTCATCGGATACACTTGCACCAAAATAACCGCATCCGACTCTCTGCCTTTAAAATCTTCTCGCCGCGCCAACACCGTGTTATAAGCGTTTTTGCCCAAATCCTTTTCGATCACCTGAGGCAAAGTAGCCTCGTAAGTCACCCCAACCACCGTAAAAGAAAGTCGCTTCTCCACTACCGGTTCCGTCTTCACCATCGCTTAAGCCCTCCTTGTGTTATTTCGCTCGAATGGGGAAATACAAGTCAATCTCGGAGTTCGGATCGTCTGACTTCGTGTAGCGCTGGTCATAAAACTCGAATTCATATTTACCGGTTCGGATGCCTCCGTCATACTCGTATGGGCTGTTCGGAAGCCAATGTCCCCAAAAATGCCCAAAGGCATCACCGATGCCGTCAAGAGGACCCCGATGCGTCAGCACGATATAGCGCGCAGCCGGTACTTCGATGCGCGTCATGCCATTGGGAATTTCGCCGTACTGAGAGATTTGCACAGAGGCCGTATAATTGAACGGCCCGCCGGGCGGGTTGTCCGGATTTTGCAGCATGAGTCCGTAGCTTCGCCAGCCGAGCTGACTAGAAACTTCTGGAATGCGCTTACTGAATTCACCCCACAGCTTGGCAATGGCGTTCTCGGACGGTGGCACAGACTTATCAAAATGAATCGTTTCGGTAATTCCAACAACGCTGAAGGCAGGTTTTTCGATGATTTTAGTTTCGATAATCATGAGTAGTCATTCTCCTTATTTTAATGTGTGGTTGAAACGCACGCGCTTGCCATGGCATGGAATTTTTATCCATATAAAAATTATATCGTACGTATGTTCCCTTGTAAACGCTTTTTTGTTTAGTAACGCTCATTTCTTCTTTACAGGACAGAATATTTTTATTTCATTTCGTTCATCATTTAATTCTCTTATTGTCTTCTCGTCATATCTCTCAAAATAATAAGCTACATCATCATTGGTATATCCGTTTTCATCCAGCCATTTAGTCGTGTAATCATAAGCTGTTACCGTCTGACTAACCGATCCCCTATAACGTGTCATTGAGTAAGTACGAGGCAATAAATGTATATGGACCATTCCTTGCGGTAAATTTTCAAGAGGTTCCACTTCAAAACAACAATAAAAGTCAACCATCCCATTATTCTTTTTGTAATTTGGTGGAGATATTCCATATGTCACACAGAGATATTACTAGTTTGAATAATTTCAATCTCCATTGAATTCACTCTCCATTTTTGTTCTCCCTTTGTATTCGAGTCATTGAGGATTTCTCGGCTCAAAGTACGTTGAATGTTAGATTAGGGAAACTTTTTCATTGAGGCATACATCAAGAATCCATTCCCAAGGACCATGACCCGATTCCACGTTGATATGTCCCATTTTAGGAAGAATGATGAACGGAATTTCGAGTCCCATGTACTTAATAGCATCTTCAAGTGTACAATAGGGGTCTGTAGAGGACAGAACAAAAAGCGTTTTCTCTGCTCCAGATACTACCTCACCCATATTTTCAGGAATAGGGAAAAAAGTCATAACGGGTGGGTATTCCAAAAACGGTGACGGGGGTGAAACAAGAATTGCTCTTTTCACCTTGCGTTTAGGAAATGAAGTCGCATAGTGA includes:
- a CDS encoding alpha/beta hydrolase; protein product: MNKSFLILYGIGGSGTSHWQSWLHKELVNRGKKSYFPDFPDKDQPNKEIWLSHLTSLLDAIPENEEVTVVAHSLASIMWFHYATSFPKRKVKRAILVSPPSPFLEYPPVMTFFPIPENMGEVVSGAEKTLFVLSSTDPYCTLEDAIKYMGLEIPFIILPKMGHINVESGHGPWEWILDVCLNEKVSLI
- a CDS encoding GyrI-like domain-containing protein; the protein is MVKTEPVVEKRLSFTVVGVTYEATLPQVIEKDLGKNAYNTVLARREDFKGRESDAVILVQVYPMKPGFNPHVDPFTQLIGYRVADGSPVPEGMVARVFPPCEYVMCTHRGPESELGATYDKLYGKWMHEHGRRSAGFDFEVWDERFQPEEPNSEIDLFVALAGD
- a CDS encoding GyrI-like domain-containing protein, which produces MKERFILQDTLTVKLVEMEPFKALAVRTGMTPDKSGTRVAWSKLTAEVPLDDARLKIGLAAYVFIPQEQWGKEVDTLWVGMAVHEFGEVPDGVETLQVRGGLCASARVHGDEAHMWRVYETMFAWLEQSPDYELDKREDVLGMETVPLEPLNALTIPYESIETFDFMMFYPVRKKSGV
- a CDS encoding sporulation protein YjcZ — protein: MSAVGGFGFGRHIGFILVLFILLVIILSTGFLI
- a CDS encoding GyrI-like domain-containing protein, with the protein product MTYGISPPNYKKNNGMVDFYCCFEVEPLENLPQGMVHIHLLPRTYSMTRYRGSVSQTVTAYDYTTKWLDENGYTNDDVAYYFERYDEKTIRELNDERNEIKIFCPVKKK
- a CDS encoding GyrI-like domain-containing protein — its product is MIIETKIIEKPAFSVVGITETIHFDKSVPPSENAIAKLWGEFSKRIPEVSSQLGWRSYGLMLQNPDNPPGGPFNYTASVQISQYGEIPNGMTRIEVPAARYIVLTHRGPLDGIGDAFGHFWGHWLPNSPYEYDGGIRTGKYEFEFYDQRYTKSDDPNSEIDLYFPIRAK
- a CDS encoding copper chaperone Copz family protein — its product is MESCCQTSSKLKTIYIYPSCGQNGKSVPPVTLKALLKPSALEIFQPELSYAFCSTPSCDVVYFSDTQTFSKDTLKVSVFQKEDSLDVPVCYCFGWTRERLKAVQDKKQPIDHIREQVQADRCGCEVNNPQGSCCLGNVTAFVRNLGT